Proteins from a single region of Engystomops pustulosus chromosome 5, aEngPut4.maternal, whole genome shotgun sequence:
- the LOC140133863 gene encoding cyclin-dependent kinase 5 activator 1-like, whose protein sequence is MGTVLSLSPGSRKASLYDDGSGSLAHYTSVSKSSGQKPDKSLKRHSMFIPALTWKRLVASTKKKTSRKGTANSNYQKDVAHLNHENVKKSLSCANLSSYDSQPLAPLSSKQISSIKKVSTTNGGGGSPKRVIVQASTGELLKCLGEFLCRRCYRLKHLSPTDPILWLRSVDRSLLLQGWQDQAFVTPANVVFVYLLCRDVIDGDSVATEHDLQATLLTCLYLSYSYMGNEISYPLKPFLVEAGKDAFWDRCLCIIDAMSAKMLRINADPHYFTQVFADLKNEGNRDEFSRVLDR, encoded by the coding sequence ATGGGCACTGTCTTGTCCCTGTCACCAGGCTCTCGGAAGGCCAGCCTGTACGATGACGGCTCAGGATCCCTGGCACATTACACAAGCGTCAGCAAGAGCAGCGGGCAGAAGCCTGACAAGTCGCTAAAACGACACTCCATGTTCATCCCTGCTCTCACCTGGAAAAGGCTGGTGGCCTCCACCAAGAAGAAGACATCAAGAAAAGGAACCGCAAATAGCAACTACCAGAAGGATGTCGCCCATCTGAACCATGAGAATGTGAAAAAATCCCTGTCCTGTGCCAATCTCTCCAGCTACGACAGTCAACCCCTGGCACCTCTTAGCTCCAAGCAGATATCATCCATCAAAAAGGTCTCTACCACCAACGGTGGAGGTGGATCTCCAAAAAGGGTGATAGTCCAAGCCTCTACTGGTGAACTACTGAAATGCCTTGGAGAGTTCCTCTGCAGGAGATGCTACCGGCTAAAACACTTGTCCCCCACAGACCCTATTCTATGGCTACGTAGCGTGGACCGCTCTTTGCTCCTTCAAGGATGGCAAGACCAGGCCTTTGTCACTCCGGCCAACGTGGTTTTTGTCTACTTGCTCTGCAGGGATGTCATTGACGGGGACTCTGTGGCCACTGAGCATGACTTGCAAGCTACACTTTTGACCTGCCTCTATCTATCCTACTCTTACATGGGCAATGAGATCTCCTACCCCCTCAAGCCTTTCTTAGTGGAAGCGGGCAAAGATGCCTTCTGGGACCGATGTCTTTGCATCATTGATGCCATGAGTGCCAAGATGTTGAGAATTAACGCTGACCCGCACTACTTCACCCAGGTGTTTGCTGACCTAAAAAATGAGGGCAATCGTGATGAATTCTCCCGTGTACTTGACCGGTGA